In Metarhizium brunneum chromosome 3, complete sequence, a genomic segment contains:
- the cntA gene encoding Carnitine monooxygenase oxygenase subunit, producing MAPSFLKGYFGFGANPAVDELEEGKNPIRALPASWYTSQDLYELERRAIFSKKWLLTTHKSRLAEQGDWLRYDVAGFQFIITRDRQDNINAFHNVCRHRAFPIVTKETGHNSVLACKYHGWSYGLNGKLAKAPGYQDMEDFDKSKNGLFPLHVHVDKNGFVWVNMDANEVPEVAWEHDFEGVDEQPRFKNYNFDDYVFDHAWEMEGDYNWKILADNYNECYHCKTTHPDIPTIADLNSYYVETKGGHIQHFGNPKPEQIARGLNVASTYFFPNASMNVSPHFFFMQRFVPLSPGKAVMKYEVYRNKNSGDEDFKLIDDMYKRIMSEDKVLCANAQRNINTGVFINGEMHPKMEKGPLYFQKLVRQSLTEHHQLEADAGEEIWPARQTLPKSAVATEKDMNFCSAVDCCKNNRVAVEV from the exons ATGGCACCGTCCTTTCTAAAGGGTTACTTTGGCTTTGGGGCAAATCCGGCCGTGGACGAGCTCGAAGAGGGAAAGAATCCTATTCGTGCCTTGCCCGCCAGCTGGTACACCTCGCAAGACCTCTACGAACTGGAAAGGCGagccatcttctccaagaagTGGCTCCTCACCACGCACAAGTCCAGGCTTGCCGAGCAGGGCGACTGGCTACGATATGACGTGGCCGGCTTCCAGTTCATCATCACCCGGGACCGACAGGACAACATCAACGCCTTCCACAATGTCTGCAGGCACCGGGCATTCCCGATTGTGACCAAGGAGACTGGCCACAACAGCGTGCTGGCATGCAAGTATCACGGGTGGTCGTATGGGCTGAacggcaagctggccaaggcgcccGGGTAccaggacatggaggacTTTGACAAGTCGAAAAACGGCCTGTTCCCTCTGCATGTCCACGTCGACAAGAACGGGTTTGTCTGGGTCAACATGGATGCGAATGAGGTGCCCGAGGTGGCGTGGGAGCACGACTTTGAAGGGGTCGACGAGCAGCCGCGGTTCAAAAACTACAACTTTGACGACTACGTGTTTGACCACGCGTGGGAGATGGAGGGCGACTACAACTGGAAGATCCTGGCGGACAACTACAATGAGTGCTATCACTGCAAGACGACGCACCCGGACATTCCCACCATTGCAGACCTCAACTCGTACTACGTCGAGACAAAGGGCGGCCACATCCAGCACTTTGGAAACCCGAAACCGGAGCAAATCGCGCGCGGGCTCAACGTTGCCAGCACCTACTTCTTCCCCAACGCGTCCATGAACGTCTC GCCACACTTCTTCTTCATGCAGAGGTTCGTGCCGCTCAGCCCCGGAAAGGCGGTGATGAAGTACGAAGTGTACAGGAACAAGAACTCGGGCGACGAGGACTTCAAGCTCATTGACGACATGTACAAGCGCATCATGTCCGAGGACAAGGTGCTCTGCGCCAATGCCCAGAGGAACATCAACACGGGTGTCTTTATCAACGGCGAGATGCACcccaagatggaaaagggCCCGCTGTACTTCCAGAAGCTGGTGCGGCAGTCGCTGACGGAGCACCACCAGCTCGAGGCGGACGCGGGCGAGGAGATATGGCCGGCGCGCCAGACGTTGCCCAAGAGCGCGGTGGCGACGGAGAAGGACATGAACTTCTGCTCGGCGGTGGACTGCTGCAAGAACAACCGGGTTGCTGTAGAGGTGTAG